The DNA segment cccttgccttcccttaccttcccttaccctccctttccttcccatttccttaccctttcacctcctcttcttcgcttccttttctcccttcctttcacttacAAGGAAAAGGTGCCGTTTTCCTTCTTGattcttcttactttttcccctttctagtgtttaactctcctcctcctactttccctcccgCTCTTTACTTTGAATAATTTGAATttcgcttctcccctcccctcttattcttatctttgcccctcttacctctctttccttctcttcctcctcttatccctcttcaccccccctcctctccatactTCCTGCTACGTTTCTCCCTCCTATCctatgtcctccttccctccttcctccgtcctctttccctccctcttccgtcctccttccctccttccccgcctccttttcctcttcaagaCGAGgacattcccctttctcttagcatttatcttgctctctccGCTCCTAtttacctcttcccccctccttcccttcccttcttttcttcctcttatctcgcctagtattcttctcctcttcttcctctctcctctcattttcaaGATGAAGATatctcacctcttctccttccccttcccatcccttgtctcctttcctcctcctccccctcttcctttcattctctcccctcctatattccccttcttccctctctccctctcactgtcttCACCTTCAGGActatcccctaccccttctttcctcctaatCATCCCTAACCCCTTCTCTATCCttaccctccccaaccccttcctcccctcttacccaccccaaccccttcctccctcctcacccaccccaactccttccccctccttcctcctctcaccctccccaacctcttccccctcctccctccccaaccccttcctccctccttcctccctaaccccttcccccttccccctccccaaaccccttcctccctccaccccttccccttccccaaaccccttcctccctccttcctcccccctccccctcccttaccttcaaGATAAGGACATGGACGCTAGCGATGTCGGTGAAATCGACGCTCATCGACCACGGCATCTCTGTCGCCTCCACCAGATACCGATTGGAAATGATGGACGTCGTGATGGCATCAGCGACCGTGTTTTTGTCGGGGTACGTACCGTCGCTTTCCACGCCCGCGCGCTCGTACCTGCAGTGGGCGTacgtgagggtgaggatgaggataagggtgTGGTTGAAGGTGATAGTCaggatgagggtgagagtgatAATGTGGTTGAGGGTGAGAGTAAGGGTTAGGGTGATAGTGAGGTTGGATAATAAGGGTGATAGTGTAGCTGAGGGTGATAGTGAAGGGGAGAGTGACagtaagggtgaggatgaggataagggtgCGAGTGAGGGTGAGgtgagaataaggaaaataattttgCAGAGGTTGTAAGTTAAAGGTAAGTCATTGTGAAAATAGGATGACATAAAACAAAGCGAAATTTCACGCATAATAGAACACAAACAGTATACCACCAATAACAATGCAGAGAAGACACACGATAATAACTCCAAAGAGCATGAAATATAATCACATCTAATTCTGATTAAAATCTAACCAATACGCACCAATAACTCTCCTTACTCTGCGAATCCTACAATTCTAAATTACACAATCTTCTCTACATTTacaacaaactctctctctaccAACACCAATCACCAACACCGATCCCCAACACCAATCACCAACACCAATCACCaacaccaatcaccaccaccgaCCCCCAACACCAATCACCAACACCAATCACCAACACCAATCACCAACACCGATCCCCAACACCGAACACCAACACCTTCCTTACTTCTTCAACAAAGACAGCAGATCGTTCTTGTACACAACCACCTGAGCCATATTATGCTCATTGACGAAGTTCCCGCACACCTGGGCTACGTTATCCTTCACGTGGTCCCAGTAATTGTCCTCGGGCTTGGGCTCCCAGGCGTGGATAATGGCCAGGAGGAGAGCGGAGACGCCGGGGTAAGGGACCAGCCCCGCCAGGAATTTGGCCACGGCAATGCCCACGGTGAtgactggtggggggggggggtggggagggaaggagagggtgagataagggtgaggaaggggtgagggaggggggggggggagggaaagagggagaggagtggttaTTGTGGTGATCATGACATGGTTCGcgtgattctaatgataataacaaagaaaataacaataataataatgataatgacaataacaataataatgatgatagtaaccataatgataatgataataatggtaatgataataataataatgataataacaaatagtgacaaaaacaataatgataataaaaataacaataataatgatgataataacaataatgataatgataataatggtaatgataataataataataacaataataataataataataataaaaataacagtaatgatattaatgataataataataataatataaataatagtgataataataatgataataacaataatgataataataataataatgataatgataatatgataacaatgataataataataataataataataataattataataatactaataaaaatggtaataataataataatagtgataataataatgataataacaatactgataataataataataatgataatgataatgataatgataatataataacaatgataataataataacaatgataataattataattataataataaaatgttaataataataataataataatagtaataatagtaataataatgataataatgataataataataatactatcaataagaaataattataatgatgataataatgacgaaaatgatgatcataattaagaattattataatgatgataggtacaacaataatggcaatagtaataataatgatgaggataaaagtaaaaacaataatgatgataatgataacatagtgacaaaaacaataatgataataatgataataatgatgataaaggaaatgatcatgataataataataataataataataataataataataataataataataataataatgataatgcgatgataattatattgataatgataattataatattaatgatgataattataataataatgctgatgctaagaataattataaaaatgatattgataacatagcAATAACAAACCAACatttatgatagttataataataatgataacaataatgataataacaatcctgtagttttagtagtactagtaataataatggtaataacagtagaagtagtagttgtagtagtaatagtaggagtagtagttgcagtaatgatagtaatagtactagtaatgataatggaagtattAACAAtcgcactagtagtagtaatggcagtagcagtgataattgtaataatagtagtatttatagtaatggtaatagttgtaatagtaatagcagtagcaatgatagtaatactagtagtaacaataataatagtaacaacaataataatagtagtagtagttatagtaatggtaatagtttaAATAGTAAAAGTAGTGGCAATGGTAGTgaaagtaagagtaataatagttatagtagtagtaatgataattacaatagtagtaataaataacagccatagtagtagtaatggtagtaacggtggaagtaataatagtaaaagtattagtaatgataataatagcagtaataacaacagtaatagtagtcataataatagtaatagcagttatAGTCCCGATAGTGTCATCAGTATGTAAtattaatagtcatagtaatagtccCGATAGTGTCATCAGtagtgtaatagtaatagtccCGATAGTGTCATCAGtagtgtaatagtaatagtccCGATAGTGACATCagtatgtaatagtaataaccatagtaatagtcCCGATAGTGTCATCAGtagtgtaatagtaatagtccCGATCAGTATGAACCAGTAAGAGGGCGAGAGAAGCCTTACGTGTTCCATCGATATCGGGCTCCTCAGGGAAGGACGTGACGTAAGCGGAGGTCGAACGGGTGAGAACGGCCACCGCGAGAACCAGGCCGAAGAAGGCTACTGCTGCTCCGCTCAGCCAAGACGTCTTCATCGCGTCGCGGTTTCTGTAGGTAGGGAGGTTGGTAGGTGGGttgggtaagtgggtgggtgggtgggtggatgggtaggtaggtagttgggtgggtggattgggtgagtgagtaggTTAgtaggtgggttggtgggtggatagGGTAGGTGTGTAGGTTagtaagtgggtgggtgagttGGGTAAGTGAGTAAGTGGGTAGGTGGGAGGATTGGGTGAGTAAGTGGGTaggtgggcaggtgggtgggtgagtggtaggtagataggtagggtaGGATGGATGGTTAAGTAggtgggtaggtaagtaggtaggtagttaaGTAGGTAGCTTTGTGGGTAGTTAAgtggataggtaagtaggtagaataGACAGGTACGTAcggagttatagatagatagaggttatTCAAGAAGTTTTAAAAGTGAATTCTTTTGTTTCCTAACGGTATAGAGTTTGTACAGTTCCTCTAATGAAGCGTGTTTACACTGTGTTGGAAAGAAAATTTTGTAGAAACTTTATAATTTGTCAGTTTAAACccatccggatttttttttttttttttaagaattcggTATTCATGCGCGTAAGGTAATTTGCACGATACGGGGAAATGTTTCAAATacaaaagagagacgaaggagtgagtaggtaaagaaagaaagaaggacagatcGAGAGGTATAGAGAGTactggatgggagagggagagagaaagagtggagaaacacacacacatacacacgcacacatatatatgagtgtgtgtatgtgtgtgtgggtgtgtgtatgtctgcgtgtgcgcgcgcgtgtatgtatgtatgtatatatatatacatgtacacatatacattaacacatatatcatatatatatatagacatacacataaatatatatatgtgtgtgtgtatgtatatatatgtacacacacacacacacacatacacacacacacacatatatatatatgtatatacacacacacatatatgtatacatatatatgtatatatatgcgcacacgcacacacacacacacacacatatatatacatatatatatacatacacacatacacacacacacacacacacacatatatatacacacacatatatatatgtgtgtgtgtgtagatagatagatagatagatagacatacatataaatagatagactgatagatagatatatggatagatagaaatatagagaaataaagtcacacacacgcacacacacacacacatatacacacacacacacaaacacacacacacacacagacacatacacacacacacacacactcacacacatagacacatacacacacacacacacaaatacatatatatatatatatgtatatatatacacatatatatacatacacacatacacaaatatatatatgtatatatatatacacacacatatataaatttatatgtatatgtatatacatatagtctatctatttatttatttatatattttatctctctctctctctctctttctctctttctctctctctatatataaatatatatatatatatatagatatacattcacacatacacacacacacatatatatatatatatatatatatatatatatatatatatatatatatatatagatagatagatagatatatatgtatgtgtaaatatatatatatatacatatatatatgtatgtgtaaatatatatatatatatatatatatatatatatataaatatatatatatatatatatatatatatatatgtgtgtgtgtgtgtgtgtgtgtgtgtgtgcgtgtgcgtgtatgtatgtatttacacacacacacacaaacaaatatatatatatatatatatatatatatatatatatatatatatatccatatatatacacacatatatgtgaatgcatatatatatgtatatgtatatatttacatatatatgaataaaatacacacacacacacacacacacacacacacagacacacacacacccaactagatatatatgtatttatatacatacatgtatatacatatgtatgtgcgtatacatatacatatataaagagataaagaaaaacagagagagagacagacagacagacagacagccagacagaaagacagccagacagacaaccagccagacagacaaagatatagacagacagacagacagacgatattCAAATGCCCAAGCCTTCGACGCAAGAACCTTACTTCAAAGGAGGCTgctgagagagtgggaggaggcaaACCTAAGAAGCTACCACCACGAACGTCTCCTCAATTTGActcagagaggacgaggaggcgaaggaggagggggaagtgggaggggggaggcgaaggaggagggggaagaggaggagggggggagacgggaggatgggaagagggagacgggaggaggggaagtgagaggggggagacgggaggaggtaggaggaggagggaggaggcgaagggggaagggggcaggaggggtgataagggagaggaagggggaagtgagaggggggaagagaggggagaggggggaaggggaaagtgggagagaggagggagatggtgggaagtaggggtaagaggggaaaggaggggggaagggggaaggagtagggaggagggagaggaagggggaagaggaggagggggggaatggaagagggaaggagataaaagtagaaggaaggtgggcggaggaaagagaaggagggaaggggatgaggaaggagaagaagagaaagggaaggaagagaaggaagatgaaggagatggagaagaagagagagaagataaacgaaagaaaaaagggggaggggaggaagaggagaacacgaggataaagaagaaaagaagaaggaaagatagagagaagaaagagagaaaaaagagaagacaggaaTCGGACGAAGTGAAGAAAGGGGTtgtaggtgaagggggggggggggtcgagatagaaaaaaaaaaatggttggggggtcattcttttttttttttttttttttttttaaggaggagaCACCTTGACGATAAGAAAACAGTTTAAGAAACAGCTGAAGGTCGAAAAAGGAGCTGATAAAAAAGAGTATGTccatgaaatatataaaagacgGAAGAGAAAAGATTATGTGGGAAAAAATATGTGAGAAAGCGCAAGTGTTGGGCGGGACACAGGTAGATAAAGGGTCTTATTGCGATAGTGTGGTCAGGGTCGTGTTTACAGACCTTATGAGAACTAGAGAACATGTCGAAATATAAACCCTTTTTTTAATTGATATCTTTCTCGTTATTTTGAAACAGTTACTGTgtaccaacatttttttttttttttttttttttttttttagtaactaAACCCggtttcccccctttctccccccccccttgcttcaCCTTGTTTCCAAGTCGCCCCCCCCCGTCCTGTTTTCATTCTCCCCTTATCAACCTGCATTTaatcttctctcaccctctttctatttctctctccttacccattctcttctcctttctttcccttgtccctccccatcttttccttcatcccatctctcctttcttccttctcccctccacccctctccttccaatcctcgtatcaccccctcccctttcctcccccccgccTTCCAACCCTTCTTCCCTAGTCCCtgcaccctcctccccttttccctcctcactccctccacccctcctcccctttcccctccatcctccacccacccctctttccctttccgccccaccctttccccccctttccccccacccccactccttccacccctttcaccctccctcctccatccacccctcttcccctttccccaccctctccccatcctctgcccacacccctcactccttccacccctccctcctccctcctccacccacccctcttcccctttcccaccccccgtcctccccccgcttctccccacttccccccactccttccacccacccctcttccccttccccccccccgcctctcccccccccactcccatcctcaccccacctcccccactccttccacccacccttcttccccttcccccccaccatttccccaccctctccccatcccccccactccttccaccCCGACCCTACCTACGTC comes from the Penaeus chinensis breed Huanghai No. 1 chromosome 32, ASM1920278v2, whole genome shotgun sequence genome and includes:
- the LOC125042706 gene encoding uncharacterized protein LOC125042706 codes for the protein MKTSWLSGAAVAFFGLVLAVAVLTRSTSAYVTSFPEEPDIDGTLITVGIAVAKFLAGLVPYPGVSALLLAIIHAWEPKPEDNYWDHVKDNVAQVCGNFVNEHNMAQVVVYKNDLLSLLKKYERAGVESDGTYPDKNTVADAITTSIISNRYLVEATEMPWSMSVDFTDIASVHVLILKDVAEAYSEPGAVSRWWVDLSRELSHYIEYGTYLQAETMTWRDTKIECFFDEASGGCLAFEWMGIDCYDEYVIKDHVSGYQEKCNQLHPDKPEEGSCVSFCPLYQRHVDQDSARWIHHNMGVVVEEWAALKLQADGMAQQASRYYNPRTKDNQ